A section of the Ruania halotolerans genome encodes:
- the folP gene encoding dihydropteroate synthase — MGVVNVTPDSFSDGGQWFQTDVAVAHGRHLLAQGADLLDIGGESTRPGATRVPVDDELDRVLPVVRALAAAGADVSVDTMRAEVAERAVSAGAHMINDVSGGLADPEMTKVVARTGCRYVLSHWRGHSDVMGDLAAYDDVTAEVGAELAERVAAARTAGVRPDQLVLDPGLGFAKDGVHNWELLAGLDRIMGLGYPVLVGASRKRFLGELLAAHGAESFPAFRDRATAAVSALAAARGVWGVRVHDVAGSVDAVRVAQAWREAENLR, encoded by the coding sequence ATGGGTGTGGTCAACGTGACCCCCGATTCGTTCAGCGACGGCGGCCAGTGGTTCCAGACCGATGTGGCCGTCGCCCACGGCCGTCACCTGCTGGCCCAGGGGGCAGACTTGCTGGACATCGGCGGGGAGTCCACCCGGCCCGGCGCCACGCGGGTTCCGGTCGATGATGAGCTGGATCGCGTGCTCCCCGTTGTGCGCGCCCTCGCTGCTGCCGGCGCCGACGTCAGCGTGGATACGATGCGCGCCGAGGTGGCCGAACGGGCGGTTTCCGCCGGGGCACACATGATCAATGACGTCTCGGGTGGGCTGGCCGATCCCGAGATGACGAAGGTGGTGGCCCGCACCGGTTGCCGCTACGTCCTCTCCCATTGGCGGGGGCACTCCGATGTGATGGGCGACCTCGCCGCATATGACGACGTGACCGCTGAGGTGGGCGCCGAACTCGCTGAACGCGTAGCAGCCGCGCGAACGGCAGGTGTGCGCCCCGATCAGCTTGTGCTCGATCCCGGGCTCGGCTTCGCCAAGGACGGCGTGCACAACTGGGAGCTGCTCGCCGGCCTCGACCGGATCATGGGGCTCGGATATCCGGTCCTGGTGGGCGCCTCGCGCAAGCGGTTCCTCGGTGAACTCCTGGCAGCTCATGGTGCCGAGTCCTTTCCTGCATTCCGGGACCGGGCCACGGCGGCTGTGTCCGCATTGGCTGCCGCCCGCGGGGTGTGGGGAGTGCGAGTACACGACGTCGCCGGTTCTGTTGATGCCGTTCGGGTGGCTCAGGCATGGCGGGAGGCCGAGAATCTCAGATGA
- a CDS encoding DUF3180 family protein has translation MISRLRWSTLGAIAVVSGTIALVALRWWATQGNVAPTVPFLLAGVLGALAALVLALGLRVRRAVSTGHLDDPVGAARVLALGQAAAITAAIHFGYLGAQAANAIPHLQAPEPREQLVRTIAAMVAAGALLAAGMLTQWWCQVPEDDDENEPPGGPVPG, from the coding sequence GTGATCAGCCGACTGCGCTGGTCCACCCTGGGCGCGATCGCGGTGGTCAGCGGCACCATCGCGCTCGTGGCTCTGCGTTGGTGGGCCACGCAGGGCAATGTTGCCCCGACTGTGCCGTTCCTGCTCGCCGGAGTGCTCGGGGCACTTGCCGCGCTGGTGCTGGCGCTGGGCCTTCGAGTGCGGCGCGCGGTGAGCACCGGGCACCTCGACGATCCCGTGGGTGCCGCGCGCGTGCTGGCGCTCGGCCAGGCGGCAGCGATCACCGCGGCGATCCACTTCGGCTACCTCGGAGCCCAAGCCGCGAACGCGATTCCGCATCTGCAGGCTCCTGAGCCACGCGAACAGCTGGTCCGCACCATAGCGGCGATGGTGGCTGCTGGTGCATTGCTGGCTGCGGGCATGCTCACCCAGTGGTGGTGCCAGGTTCCTGAGGACGACGACGAGAACGAGCCACCTGGCGGTCCGGTACCGGGGTGA
- the ftsH gene encoding ATP-dependent zinc metalloprotease FtsH encodes MNVKKLLRGPLIWILIPIIVIVVSFQLMSGGGVRQIDTSAGLELLAGETVEQVEITDGHQRVNLTLSEPYTDGDTEYGTDVEFYYVTPQADTVAQAIADNDPSGGYNSVVPQTPWWSSLLMTLLTIILLVGVFWFILSRMQGGNSRMMNFGKSKAKQVTKETPKVSFTDVAGVDEAVEELQEIKDFLSDPARFQAVGAKIPKGVLLYGPPGTGKTLLARSVAGEAGVPFYSISGSDFVEMFVGVGASRVRDLFEQAKANAPAIIFVDEIDAVGRQRGAGLGGGHDEREQTLNQLLVEMDGFDVNANVILIAASNRPDILDPALLRPGRFDRQIAVESPDLKGREAILAVHAQGKPMAPGVDLHAIAKRTPGFTGADLANALNEAALLTARTNGTMIGDAELDEAIDRVIAGPQKKTRVMNEKERKVTAYHEGGHALVAAALRYTDPVTKVTILPRGRALGYTMVMPSEDKYSTTRNELLDQLAYAMGGRVAEEIIFHDPTTGASNDIEKATATARKMVKEFGMSERVGAIRLGTADSEVFLGRDMGHQREYSEDVAGLVDQEVRRLIESAHDEAWSVLTEYRHVLDALALALLERETLNQAELAEVFTPVVKRDPRPVWLSSQERTVSQIPPVQTPREVAQGEAPMPPQDEVAAAGEDGLPGQASPPTEAPTPPEAPTSTPEPPTPGDEHRDG; translated from the coding sequence ATGAACGTCAAGAAACTGCTGCGTGGCCCACTGATCTGGATCCTGATCCCGATCATCGTAATCGTTGTGAGCTTCCAGCTCATGAGCGGTGGCGGTGTGCGCCAGATCGACACCTCGGCGGGCCTTGAGCTCCTCGCCGGGGAGACAGTCGAGCAAGTCGAGATCACCGACGGTCACCAGCGTGTCAACCTCACGCTGAGCGAGCCGTACACCGACGGCGATACCGAGTACGGCACCGACGTGGAGTTCTACTACGTCACCCCGCAGGCCGACACGGTGGCGCAGGCCATTGCGGACAACGACCCCTCCGGCGGCTACAACTCCGTGGTGCCGCAGACCCCGTGGTGGTCCAGCCTCCTGATGACGCTGCTGACGATCATCCTGCTCGTGGGGGTGTTCTGGTTCATTCTCTCCCGCATGCAGGGCGGGAACTCCCGCATGATGAACTTCGGCAAGTCCAAGGCCAAGCAGGTCACGAAGGAGACGCCGAAGGTCTCCTTCACCGACGTGGCCGGGGTGGACGAGGCGGTCGAGGAACTGCAAGAGATCAAGGACTTCCTCTCGGATCCCGCTCGGTTCCAGGCAGTCGGCGCAAAGATCCCCAAGGGTGTCTTGCTCTACGGCCCGCCCGGAACGGGGAAGACGCTGCTGGCACGCTCAGTGGCCGGTGAGGCCGGGGTGCCGTTCTACTCCATCTCCGGATCGGACTTCGTGGAGATGTTCGTCGGCGTGGGTGCCTCGCGTGTACGGGACCTGTTCGAGCAGGCGAAGGCGAACGCCCCGGCGATCATCTTCGTCGACGAGATCGACGCCGTCGGTCGCCAGCGTGGCGCCGGACTCGGCGGCGGCCACGATGAACGCGAGCAGACCCTGAACCAGCTCCTGGTGGAGATGGACGGCTTCGACGTGAATGCGAACGTCATCCTGATCGCGGCCAGCAACCGGCCGGATATTCTTGATCCGGCACTGTTGCGCCCGGGCCGGTTCGACCGGCAGATCGCTGTTGAATCCCCCGATCTGAAGGGCCGCGAGGCGATCCTGGCCGTCCATGCCCAGGGCAAGCCGATGGCGCCCGGAGTGGACCTGCATGCGATCGCCAAACGCACCCCCGGCTTCACTGGTGCCGACCTCGCGAACGCGTTGAACGAGGCCGCGCTGCTCACGGCGCGGACGAACGGCACGATGATCGGTGACGCCGAGCTCGACGAGGCAATCGATCGCGTGATCGCCGGTCCGCAGAAGAAGACCCGGGTGATGAACGAGAAGGAGCGCAAGGTCACCGCCTACCACGAGGGCGGGCACGCTCTGGTGGCGGCAGCGCTGCGTTACACCGACCCGGTCACCAAAGTCACGATCCTTCCGCGTGGCCGGGCCCTCGGTTACACCATGGTCATGCCGAGCGAGGACAAGTACTCCACCACCCGCAACGAGTTGCTCGACCAGCTCGCCTACGCGATGGGCGGCAGGGTGGCCGAGGAGATCATCTTCCACGACCCCACCACCGGCGCCTCGAACGACATCGAGAAGGCCACGGCCACGGCGCGCAAGATGGTCAAGGAGTTCGGTATGAGTGAGCGGGTCGGTGCCATCCGGCTCGGCACCGCCGACAGTGAGGTCTTCCTCGGCCGCGATATGGGCCACCAGCGGGAGTACTCCGAGGACGTCGCCGGGCTGGTGGACCAGGAAGTGCGCCGCCTCATCGAAAGCGCGCACGACGAGGCATGGTCGGTGCTCACCGAGTACCGGCACGTTCTCGACGCGCTGGCACTCGCCCTGCTGGAACGGGAGACCCTGAACCAAGCCGAGTTGGCCGAGGTGTTCACGCCTGTGGTCAAACGTGACCCTCGTCCCGTCTGGCTCTCCAGCCAGGAGCGGACGGTCAGCCAGATCCCGCCGGTGCAGACGCCACGGGAGGTCGCCCAAGGCGAAGCGCCTATGCCGCCGCAGGACGAGGTCGCGGCCGCTGGTGAAGACGGACTCCCGGGGCAGGCTTCTCCACCCACGGAGGCGCCCACACCTCCGGAGGCGCCCACGAGCACACCGGAACCGCCAACCCCGGGCGATGAGCACCGGGATGGGTGA
- the hpt gene encoding hypoxanthine phosphoribosyltransferase → MDATDMGTDLKEVLLSEEQIGATLDEMAARIDADYAGKEVLLVGVLKGAVMVMADLSRRMHTDLTMDWMAVSSYGSGTRSSGVVRILKDLDADIDGKHVLIAEDIIDSGLTLSWLLANLRSRNPASVEVATLLRKPDAAKVDVGVKYVGFDVPDEFVVGYGLDYDGRYRNLPFVGTLAEHVYQR, encoded by the coding sequence GTGGACGCGACCGATATGGGCACCGACCTCAAAGAGGTGTTGCTCAGCGAGGAGCAGATCGGGGCCACGCTCGATGAGATGGCGGCCCGCATTGATGCCGACTACGCCGGCAAGGAAGTGCTCCTGGTGGGTGTCCTCAAGGGCGCAGTGATGGTGATGGCCGATCTCTCCCGGCGGATGCACACCGACCTCACGATGGACTGGATGGCCGTCTCCTCCTACGGTTCGGGCACCAGATCCTCCGGGGTAGTGCGCATCCTCAAAGACCTGGACGCCGACATCGACGGCAAGCACGTGCTCATCGCCGAGGACATCATCGATTCCGGGCTCACGCTCTCCTGGCTGTTGGCGAACCTACGCAGCCGCAACCCTGCCTCCGTCGAGGTCGCCACACTGCTGCGTAAACCGGACGCGGCCAAGGTGGACGTGGGCGTCAAGTACGTCGGCTTCGACGTCCCGGATGAGTTCGTGGTGGGATACGGGTTGGACTACGACGGCCGGTACCGGAACCTGCCGTTCGTGGGCACGCTCGCTGAGCACGTCTACCAACGCTGA
- the folE gene encoding GTP cyclohydrolase I FolE — MSTGMGEYDAAGVERAVRDLLVAVGEDPNREGLRDTPGRLAKAYAEIYSGLRQRPEDVVQTFFDIDHEEMILVRDIEVYSTCEHHLLPFHGVAHVGYIPSESGTVTGLSKLARLVDVYAKRPQVQERLTTQVADALVDLVGARGVIVVVECEHLCMSMRGVRKPGSRTVTSAVRGQMRNTATRAEAMSLIARG; from the coding sequence ATGAGCACCGGGATGGGTGAGTACGACGCCGCAGGGGTAGAACGTGCGGTGCGGGACCTGTTGGTCGCCGTCGGAGAAGATCCGAACCGCGAGGGACTCCGGGACACTCCCGGCCGCCTCGCGAAGGCCTACGCAGAGATCTACTCCGGTCTCCGGCAGCGGCCTGAGGACGTCGTGCAGACGTTCTTCGATATCGACCACGAAGAGATGATCCTCGTGCGCGACATCGAGGTGTACTCCACGTGCGAGCACCACCTGCTGCCGTTCCACGGGGTCGCGCATGTGGGATACATCCCGTCGGAGTCCGGCACCGTGACCGGACTGAGCAAACTCGCGCGGTTGGTGGACGTGTACGCCAAGCGCCCGCAAGTGCAGGAGCGCCTCACCACGCAGGTCGCGGATGCCCTGGTGGATCTGGTCGGCGCGCGCGGAGTGATCGTGGTGGTCGAGTGCGAGCACCTGTGCATGTCGATGCGTGGCGTTCGCAAACCCGGTTCACGCACCGTCACCTCCGCTGTGCGGGGCCAGATGCGCAACACCGCCACCCGCGCGGAGGCGATGAGTCTCATCGCGCGCGGTTGA
- the folK gene encoding 2-amino-4-hydroxy-6-hydroxymethyldihydropteridine diphosphokinase yields the protein MTTPRRTGSDAALDEIRLIGIGSVGRHGVLDEERRDGQTFLADLVLGVDTRPAAASDDLSATVNYADIAQEVIAIIEGAPVNLIETLAARMADAALAHDGVRTVEVTVHKPEAPVGVPFTDVQVMIRRSAPDVQSDDDVDGATGVAPLPAAVVTPSPADVAREPDPQRRPAPDLDAAPDQPVPVVLALGGNVGDVRGTLRTVVADLQESDGLTVEEISPLARTAAVLQPDAVAQPDYLNVVVLATTTLAPRELLALTQDLEATHGRNRSERWGERTLDVDIIVYGGVTSSDPELTLPHPRANERAFVLVPWAQADPDAFLPGLGGGPVAALAETAADRAGVRWLALDWLEEPSSAARAQAAPAPVAAPDARPEGEHEPDPVPEPDSVPEPDSVPEPDPVPEPAPDPAPAPAPSPVPAPEPTPEPESSPEPDVSARGAASWNDASVEDAADLEPLAHGDDEPSVDQAEDPVAEEPASSSADGREEDRAHDALGWVPDPPEETPSLAPRWQPLNRDE from the coding sequence ATGACGACCCCACGGAGAACGGGCAGCGATGCGGCCCTCGACGAGATCCGGCTGATCGGAATCGGCAGCGTCGGGCGGCACGGCGTCCTCGACGAGGAACGGCGGGACGGCCAGACATTCCTCGCTGACCTGGTGTTGGGCGTGGACACCCGCCCGGCTGCAGCCTCCGACGACCTCTCCGCGACGGTGAACTATGCCGATATCGCCCAAGAGGTGATCGCCATCATCGAAGGGGCGCCGGTCAACCTGATCGAGACTCTCGCCGCCCGGATGGCCGATGCTGCACTCGCCCATGACGGCGTCCGCACAGTCGAAGTGACGGTGCACAAGCCCGAGGCGCCCGTGGGCGTGCCATTTACCGACGTCCAGGTGATGATCCGGCGGTCCGCGCCAGATGTGCAATCTGACGACGACGTGGATGGAGCAACGGGGGTGGCGCCGTTGCCGGCAGCTGTGGTGACACCGAGTCCCGCCGACGTCGCACGAGAGCCGGACCCGCAACGGCGCCCCGCGCCGGACCTCGATGCAGCGCCGGACCAGCCTGTGCCGGTGGTGCTCGCCTTGGGCGGCAATGTCGGAGACGTCCGTGGCACGTTGCGCACCGTCGTGGCCGATCTGCAGGAATCGGACGGCCTGACGGTGGAGGAGATCTCCCCGCTCGCCCGCACAGCCGCGGTTCTGCAGCCCGATGCTGTGGCCCAGCCTGACTACCTGAACGTCGTGGTGCTTGCCACCACCACGCTCGCTCCGCGCGAACTGCTCGCGCTCACCCAGGATCTGGAGGCCACGCATGGACGCAATCGCAGCGAGCGGTGGGGTGAGCGCACCCTGGACGTGGACATCATCGTCTATGGCGGCGTGACCTCCAGCGATCCCGAACTCACTCTGCCGCATCCGCGTGCGAACGAACGTGCTTTCGTGCTCGTGCCGTGGGCACAGGCCGATCCGGACGCCTTCCTGCCAGGCCTCGGTGGTGGGCCCGTCGCGGCGCTCGCAGAGACGGCCGCGGACCGGGCCGGGGTGCGTTGGCTGGCTCTTGACTGGCTCGAGGAGCCCAGTTCGGCCGCACGTGCCCAGGCCGCACCCGCACCGGTCGCCGCCCCCGACGCGCGCCCCGAGGGCGAACACGAACCTGATCCGGTGCCTGAGCCTGACTCGGTGCCTGAGCCTGACTCGGTGCCTGAACCTGACCCCGTGCCTGAACCTGCACCCGACCCAGCACCAGCACCAGCACCCTCGCCGGTACCCGCGCCTGAACCAACTCCGGAACCAGAGTCTTCACCAGAGCCTGACGTCAGCGCTCGGGGCGCGGCGTCGTGGAACGACGCTTCCGTCGAAGACGCCGCCGATCTGGAACCCCTGGCTCACGGAGACGATGAGCCCTCCGTCGATCAGGCGGAAGATCCTGTAGCTGAGGAACCGGCCTCCTCGTCCGCCGACGGCCGTGAGGAGGATCGTGCGCACGATGCACTCGGCTGGGTTCCGGACCCCCCTGAGGAGACCCCTTCATTGGCGCCGCGGTGGCAACCACTGAACCGGGACGAGTGA